A segment of the Collimonas fungivorans genome:
AAGGTGTGAACAAGGAAAAGTGATAGTCAGAAAACCGCGCCGCCTGTTAGTTAACTTCACCTATACTGCCTGCGCCTTGGATCAAATTTGGGCTTCCGGGTGGGCACAAACAACGTCCCCACCCAACGCAGAATCATGCAGCCGCGTTGCTGTTCTGGTCGAGGCCGACATCGCTGTTGGCTGCATTGTAGATTTCCAGGTCCAGCAAGCCTTCTTCCTTGGCCACCAGCACCGGCACCAGCATCTGTCCGGTGACGTTGGTCATGGTGCGCATCATGTCGAGGATGCGGTCGATGGCGACCAGGTAACCGATGCCTTCCAGCGGCAGGCCGGCCGAACTCAGCACCAGGGTCACCATCACGATTGCAGTGCCCGGCACGCCGGCGGTGCCGAAAGAACCGAGCACGGAAGCCAGCATGATGATGAAATACTGCGACAGATCCAGGTGCAGGCCGAAATACTGGGCCACGAAAATCGACGCGATCGCCGGATAGATGGCGCCGCAGCCGTCCATCTTGATGCTGGCGCCGAGCGGTACCGCAAACGCGGCGTATTCCTGTTTCACGCCGAGGTTATGCACCACGCTGCGCAAGGCGATAGGCATGGAAGCAAAACTCGACGAGCTGGTGAACGCTACCTGCATGGCCGGGAAGGCGCCGCGGAAAAAGCGGATCGGGTTGAGGCGGTGCGTGAGCAGCAGGCCGCCGTACACCACCACGATGTGCAGCGCGCAGGCGAGATACAAGGTGAAGACGAAATTCCCCAGCGGCAGCAGGCGCTCGAAACCGTAAGAGCCGACCAGCGCAGCGATCAGGCCGAAGGTGCCGAGCGGCGTCATTTCCAATACAAAACGGGTGATCTGGATCATGGCGCTGCTGGCTTCGCCCATCAGCTCGCGCACTTGCTTGACTTTGTCGCCCAGTTTGACCAGCGCCATGCCGAGCAGCGCGGCGAAGAAAATCACTTGCAGGATCTTGCCTTCGGTCAGGGCCTTGAACGGATTCGACGGCACCACATCCAGCAGCACCTGGATCGGCGTCGGCACTTCACGCACGGTATAGTCGGCGGCGATGGCGAGCTGGCCCAGGTTCTGGCCGGGATTGGTGAAGTTCGCCACCAGCAGGCCGACGCCGACCGCCAGCACCGCGGTGATGGCAAACCAGAGGAAGGTCTTGCCGCCCAGAGCAGCGACGCTTTTCATGCCGTGCAGGCTGGAAATGCTGTTGGTGACGGCAAAGAACACCAGCGGCACGGCGATCATCTTGATCAGCGTGACATACAGCTTGCCGAGCGGGCCGAACCAGGTTTCGGCAGGCGCGCCTACCAGCCAGCCGGCCAGCGCGCCGAGCACGAAGCCGCCCAGCACACGTTGCCAGAAGGGGATGCGGAACCAGAGAGAGAAGATGTTCATAGAATAATCAGGAAGTAAGGACGCGTCGTGCTGCGACACGAATGGCGAGAGTATGGCGGGCCTGGGGCAGGTGCGTAAACCGGGTGAGCCCGGAGTATCCGGGCTGGCCGGGCCTGCGTCCAATATATTTTTGCTCTATTCATATGCCTGGATGTTCTATTGATAACAATGTGTGGCTATATTCCGGACACGGACTTGATCGCTGTTTCATCGTCGTTTCCTCGTTGTTTCCTCGCCGTTTCCCTATAATGAGGCAATCTTTTGCCTTCCTCCCGAGCCGTTGAAAAAATCCCGCCAGCCCCTTTACCAGCGTTTTGCCGAGCAGATGAAGGTTTCGCTGCAGAACGGCGTGCTGCGTCCAGGCGATCGCCTCAGTTCGGTACGCCAGGCCAGCCAGCAGCACGGGCTGAGCATCACCACCGTAGTACGTGCATACGAACTGCTGGAAAGCAGCGGCCTGGTCGAAAGCCATCCGCAATCGGGTTATTTTGTCAGGGCCCGCTTTCCTGCCGCCACGTCGCCGGCCCAATACCGGGACTCGCCGGCTGAACCCGGCCGCTCCATGCCCTTGCCGGTATCGGCCGAAGTCGACGTCAGCCGCCACGTATTGGCGACGCTGAAATCGATACACCAAAATGACGCCAATCCGCTCGGCTCGCCTTATCCCGATCCTGCCTTGTTTCCCGCCCGCCGCATCAGCCAGTACAACGGCGCCATCTTGCGCAGCGGCGGCCCGCTGGGGGTGCTGGACGATTTGCCGCCGGGTCATCCGGAGCTGATCCGGCAGATCGTCAGGCGCCACCTGGAAACCGGGCTCAGCGTCGATCCCGGCGATGTGGTGGTCACGGTCGGCGCCACTGAAGCCATCAACCTGTGTCTGCAGGCGGTGGCGAAAGCCGGCGATACCATCGCGGTGGAGTCGCCGACGTTTTATGCGATGCTGCACGCGATCGAGCGGCTCGGCATGCGCGCCATTGAAATACCGACCGATCCGCGGCTCGGAATGGATGTCGCCGAGCTGAAGAAAATCATGCAGAACCAGCCGGTTGCGGCTTGCATGGTGATGCCGAATTTCCAGAATCCGCTAGGGTTTGAAATGCCGGAGGAAAGCAAGCGGCAACTGGTGGAGCTGGGCTCACGCTACAACATGCCCATCATCGAAAACGGCGTCTGCAACGAGCTGTATTTCGGCGCGGCCCATCCGAGCGTGCTGAAAGCTTACGACAAGCGCGGCATCGTGCTGTACTGCTCGTCGTTTTCCAAGAGCCTGACTTCTGCCTACCGCATCGGCTGGACCTTGCCGGGACGTTACCGCGAGCAGGTGGAAAAACTGAAATTCCTCAATACGCTTAGCACCTCGACCTTGCCGCAACGCGCTATCGCTGCCTACCTGACTGCCGGCGGCTACGATCGCCACCTGCGCCGGGTGCGGCGCACCTTGCAGCAGCGCTGCGACATCATGAGCGCTTTCGTCGGCCGCTTTTTCCCGGCCGGCACGCGCATCACGCGCCCGGCCGGCGGCTATGTGCTGTGGATAGAATTGCCGGCGGCGATAGATTCCATGGCCTTGTACCGGCAGGCGCTGGCGGAGGGCATCACGATTGCGCCGGGACGGCTGTTTTCCACTTCGGACGCCTATCGCAGTTTCATCCGCATGAACTACAGCTACAGCTGGACGCCTGAGATCGAGCAGGCGATACGGCGCCTGGGCGAGATGCTGGCCGCCATGCTGGAATAGATCAGGCGGTTGCCGCCGCCTGGCTTTCATCCAGGGCGTCGAAAATCGCCATCCCGAACGGCGTCAGTGCAGCGCGGCCGGTGCCGTCTTCGTTAAGGACCACGCTGACGATTTCGGCGCTTTCCAGCGCGCTCAGGTGACGCCGCAAAGTGCTCATCCGCTGCTCCACCCGCTTGCTCAGTTTTGCCAGCGACATGCCGGGCTGGGCGCCGGTATCGTGGGCGCGCTCATCGCTGGTTTCGGCATGCAGTGCGGACAAGATCGCCAGCACCGCATCGTCAAGTTGTTGGTCCCAGTCCATCATACGCAGTTCATCATGATGTCACGCCGCCATCTGCATCGAGCGGCGCAGCAGCACCGGGATCGATTTCGAGGTCGGCGTGCGCGCTTTGTCGGCAAAGCTGTTGAGCGGCACCAGCGGATTGGTTTCCGGATAGTAGCTGCTGATGCAGCCGCGCGGGATGTCGTATTCCACCAGCAGGAAACGGTCGGCGCGGCGCTCGATGCCGTCGTCCCAGACGCCGACCAGGTCGACCCAGTCGCCCGGAGCGAAACCCAGCATCTGGATATCCAGCAGGTTGGCGAACACCACGCGCCGTTGGCCGAACACGCCGCGATAGCGGTCGTCCAGCCCGTAGATGGTGGTGTTGTATTGGTCGTGCGAGCGGGTGGTCATCAAGGTCATCAGCTCGGGGCCGTATTTGCGGCGCGCCTGGTGGATCGGCGTGTCCTTGGGGATCGCATGGACGATGAACTGAGCGCGGCCGCTGGCGGTTTTCCAGATCCGTTCGCGCGATGCCACGCCGAGGTGGAAACCGCCCGGATGCTTGACGCGGGCGTTGTAATCCTTGAATGCGTCGTACACTTTTTCGATGTCGTCGCGAATCAGGGAATAATCCTTGACGTAGTTCAGCCACTGTATGCGGCTGCTCTTCAGCGTGGCATGCGCCAGGCGCGCCACGATATCGATTTCCGACAGGCAGGTCTTGGCCACCGGCTGGTTGATGCCGTAAGAGATGTGCACCATGCTCATTGAATCTTCCACCGTCACGCCTTGCGCACCGCTTGCCTGCATGTCGATTTCGGTGCGGCCCATGGTCGGCAGGATCAGTGCTTCCTTGCCGTGGATCAGGTGGCTGCGGTTCAGCTTGGTGGTGATGTGCACGGTCAGCGCGCAAGACTGCAGCGCCTCCCAGGTGCGCGGGGTATCAGGCGTCGCCATGGCGAAATTGCCGCCGAGGCCGATGAATACCTTGACCTGGCCCTGCAGCATCGCTTCGATGGTGCCGACCACGTCGAGGCCGTGTTCGCGCGGCGGCTTGAAGCCGTATACTTTTTCGATGCGGTCGAGGAAAGCGGCGGTCGGTTTTTCGTCGATGCCGACGGTGCGGTCGCCCTGCACGTTGGAATGGCCGCGCACCGGGCACAGGCCGGCGCCGGGGCGGCCGATATTGCCGCGCAAGAGCATCAGGTTGGACACCATCTGGATCGTCGCCACGCCATGCTTGTGCTGAGTCAGGCCCATGCCCCAGGTGGCGATGACGTTCTTGCCGCGTACGTAGACTTGCGTCAGCCGTTCAATATCGTCCCTGCCGACGCCGGATTCGGTGACGATGTCGTCCCAGCTTTCGGCGCGGATGTCGGCTGCGAATTCTTCAAAATAAGCAGTGTGTTCGGCGATGAACTGCACGTCGATGATGCGTTCGCCATTGTCTTGCAGGGCCAGCTGGTCGAGTTCCAGCACGCGCTTGATCACGCCCTTGACCAGCGCCAGGTCGCCGCACAGGGTAGGGCGGATGAACATGTTGCTGATGCTGGTGCCGGAACGCGACAGCATGTCGGACGGATGCTGCGGGCTGGAGAAGCGTTCCAGCCCGCGCTCGCGCAAGGGGTTGATGGAAACGATGGTGGCGCCGCGCTTGGCGCATTCGCGCAGTTCGCCCATCATGCGCGGGTGGTTGGTAGCCGGATTCTGGCCGAAGATGAGGAAGGTATCGGCCAGGTCGAAATCGTCCAGCGTCACCGTGCCCTTGCCGACGCCTACGGTTTCGGGCAGGCCGACGCTGGTCGGCTCATGGCACATGTTGGAGCAGTCGGGGAAATTGTTGGTGCCGTATTCGCGTACGAACAGCTGGTACAGGAACGCTGCTTCGTTGCTGGTGCGGCCTGAAGTATAGAACGACGCCTGGTTCGGATCGTCCAGCGTGTTCAGGTGATCCGACATCAGGTTGAATGTGTCCTGCCAAGAGATGGGCTGGTATTTGTCGCTGGCGGCGTCATACACCATCGGCTCGGTCAGGCGGCCGTGTTCTTCCAGTTCGTAATCCGACTGCTGCAGCAGCGTGCTGACGCTGTTCTTGGCAAAAAAATCCGCGGTGACGCGTTTGGACGTGGCTTCCGCCGCTACCGCCTTGACGCCGTTCTCGCAGAATTCGAAGGTTGATGCATGATCGCGGTCCGGCCAGGCGCAGCCGGGGCAGTCGAAGCCATCCGGCTGGTTTTGCTTCAGCAGGGTGCGTATGCCGCCGCCAGGCACTTTTTCCTTCAGCAAGTGCAAAGCCACATATTTCAGGGCGCCCCAGCCGCCGGCGGGATGGTTGTACTGCTCGATCTTCTCGGTGCTCAAAGTCATTCCTTGTGATGCTGTCGAAGCTGCGCAATGCGCAATGCGGATTGCGCGAAATGTGCAGGATAAGGTGGAGTGTAGTTGGCAGCTTTCTACCCCGGCATATACAGTCAGCGCGGTAGATTTAAAGCACAGTTACAAATAACGATGAAACTGTGCTTTATCTGCTTTTCCTGAAGCTACAGGAGGGGAGGTTTAGTTCGGCAGCGGCAGTGCAGGGGCCGATGGACGGGCTTGCAGGTCCGGCGGCAGCAGAGTGGCGATCCAGTCGATAAATACCTGCACCCGGCCCGACAGGTGGCGGCGGTGCGGGTACAGGGCATAGATCGGCATGGCGCCGGCGCGCGCCTGCGGCATGACTTCCAGCAGCTCGCCGCTGCCGATGTGGTCGCGCACATCGTAAGCCGGCACCTGGATCAGGCCCATGCCCGCCAGGCAGCAGGCGATATAAGTCTCGGCATTATTGACTGCCACCCGGCTGGGCATTTCCAGGTTGACGATGACGCCGTCCTGGCTGTACTCCCAGAGCGCGCTGCGGCCCGTGGTGGGGGAAATATAGTTGATGGCCCAATGCTGTGCGAGGTCGGCGGGGCTGTGCGGCACGCCGTGTTTTTCCAGGTAGGCAGGGCTGGCGCAATTCATCAGCTCAAACTGGCCCAGAGGGCGCGCCACCATGCTGCTGTTTTCCGGCTGGCCGACGCGCAATACGCAATCGACGCCTTCCTGTATCAGGTTGATGGCGCGGTCGGTGCAGCGCAGTTCCAGTTCGATGTCGGGGTATAGCTTGAAGAATCCCGGCAAGGCCGGGGCGATCATGCGCCGGGCCAGGCGGCTGGGGACATCGACCTTGAGCTTGCCGCTGGCTTGCGCTGGCGCCTGCTTGAAGAGTCCCGAGATTTCTTCGAAGTCGGACAGCAACTGATAACAACGCTCAAGCAAGGCGCTGCCATCCTGCGTCAGGTGCACCCGGCGCGTGGTGCGCTGGAGCAGCCGCGCGCCGAGGCTGGCTTCCAGCTGCTGCACTGCCGCCGACACTGTGGCGCGCGGCAGGCCGAGATTATCTGCAGCTTTGGTGAAGCTGCCGGTCTCGGCTACGCGCACGAATACCTGCATGGTTTCCATCCTATCCATGATCGCTCTTTAATATATATGGATACTGGATAGTCTAGTGAATTTCACCGATTTTGTATCGTGTTCCTCGAACAATGACTGCCGTTCTGACATTTGTTCACAATAAGCAGCTGCGACGGCAAAGTATTAATCAGAGAGCACATTGCCGTGCCTGCCTCGGCGATATTGTCTATGGGAATTATTCCAGGTTCATGGAAAATCCTGAGCACACCACCGGCTGAGCGCTTGCAGGAATGGGCGGCAAGGGTGCGGATGGCCAAAAACAAAAGCCTGCCAGGCAAACTGCCTGGCAGGCTGCTGCGGAAGCGCTTGCGATACCCGAACGATTAAAAGAATTGATAGCCGGCGCGCACGAAGAATGCGCGGCCTATCGCGTCGCCATAACGTGCATCGTAGCCGTACTGGAAATTGTCGGTGACGTTGGAGGCCGGCGGATCGGTATTGAACAGATTCTTGATGCCGGCCGTCAGCGTCAGGTTCTTGAAGCCGGTGTAGCTGCCCGAGACGTTGTAGCGTGTATAGGAGCCAACCTGGCGATTCCTGTATTCTTCGGCAACCTGGCTGCCGTTCTGGTCGCGGTAGCCGGTGGTGTAAACCTGCTGCACGGCTGCGCTCCACGGTCCCCGATTCCAGTTGAAGGTAGCCGCGTGGCGCCAGCGGAAAATCACGCCGCCATTGGCGTAGACCGCCAGGTTGTTCAGGTAGTCGCCGCCGGCTTCGATCTGATAGTCATACTGGCTGACGTAAGTGCCGTCCAGGGACAGGCCGAAATTGCCCCAGGCGGTCTTTGGCAGGCGCCATGCAAAACCAAGGTCGAAACCCGAGGTGTGTACATTGCCAAGGTTGATGTTGGTGCCGATGATGTGGCTGAGCGAACCGTCAGGATTGCGCACGAATTTGTCGGCGTACTTGACCGGATCGGCAAAAATGTCGTTTTCGGGAATCACGGAAATCT
Coding sequences within it:
- a CDS encoding dicarboxylate/amino acid:cation symporter, with amino-acid sequence MNIFSLWFRIPFWQRVLGGFVLGALAGWLVGAPAETWFGPLGKLYVTLIKMIAVPLVFFAVTNSISSLHGMKSVAALGGKTFLWFAITAVLAVGVGLLVANFTNPGQNLGQLAIAADYTVREVPTPIQVLLDVVPSNPFKALTEGKILQVIFFAALLGMALVKLGDKVKQVRELMGEASSAMIQITRFVLEMTPLGTFGLIAALVGSYGFERLLPLGNFVFTLYLACALHIVVVYGGLLLTHRLNPIRFFRGAFPAMQVAFTSSSSFASMPIALRSVVHNLGVKQEYAAFAVPLGASIKMDGCGAIYPAIASIFVAQYFGLHLDLSQYFIIMLASVLGSFGTAGVPGTAIVMVTLVLSSAGLPLEGIGYLVAIDRILDMMRTMTNVTGQMLVPVLVAKEEGLLDLEIYNAANSDVGLDQNSNAAA
- a CDS encoding PLP-dependent aminotransferase family protein yields the protein MKKSRQPLYQRFAEQMKVSLQNGVLRPGDRLSSVRQASQQHGLSITTVVRAYELLESSGLVESHPQSGYFVRARFPAATSPAQYRDSPAEPGRSMPLPVSAEVDVSRHVLATLKSIHQNDANPLGSPYPDPALFPARRISQYNGAILRSGGPLGVLDDLPPGHPELIRQIVRRHLETGLSVDPGDVVVTVGATEAINLCLQAVAKAGDTIAVESPTFYAMLHAIERLGMRAIEIPTDPRLGMDVAELKKIMQNQPVAACMVMPNFQNPLGFEMPEESKRQLVELGSRYNMPIIENGVCNELYFGAAHPSVLKAYDKRGIVLYCSSFSKSLTSAYRIGWTLPGRYREQVEKLKFLNTLSTSTLPQRAIAAYLTAGGYDRHLRRVRRTLQQRCDIMSAFVGRFFPAGTRITRPAGGYVLWIELPAAIDSMALYRQALAEGITIAPGRLFSTSDAYRSFIRMNYSYSWTPEIEQAIRRLGEMLAAMLE
- a CDS encoding helix-turn-helix domain-containing protein, with the protein product MMDWDQQLDDAVLAILSALHAETSDERAHDTGAQPGMSLAKLSKRVEQRMSTLRRHLSALESAEIVSVVLNEDGTGRAALTPFGMAIFDALDESQAAATA
- a CDS encoding FdhF/YdeP family oxidoreductase yields the protein MTLSTEKIEQYNHPAGGWGALKYVALHLLKEKVPGGGIRTLLKQNQPDGFDCPGCAWPDRDHASTFEFCENGVKAVAAEATSKRVTADFFAKNSVSTLLQQSDYELEEHGRLTEPMVYDAASDKYQPISWQDTFNLMSDHLNTLDDPNQASFYTSGRTSNEAAFLYQLFVREYGTNNFPDCSNMCHEPTSVGLPETVGVGKGTVTLDDFDLADTFLIFGQNPATNHPRMMGELRECAKRGATIVSINPLRERGLERFSSPQHPSDMLSRSGTSISNMFIRPTLCGDLALVKGVIKRVLELDQLALQDNGERIIDVQFIAEHTAYFEEFAADIRAESWDDIVTESGVGRDDIERLTQVYVRGKNVIATWGMGLTQHKHGVATIQMVSNLMLLRGNIGRPGAGLCPVRGHSNVQGDRTVGIDEKPTAAFLDRIEKVYGFKPPREHGLDVVGTIEAMLQGQVKVFIGLGGNFAMATPDTPRTWEALQSCALTVHITTKLNRSHLIHGKEALILPTMGRTEIDMQASGAQGVTVEDSMSMVHISYGINQPVAKTCLSEIDIVARLAHATLKSSRIQWLNYVKDYSLIRDDIEKVYDAFKDYNARVKHPGGFHLGVASRERIWKTASGRAQFIVHAIPKDTPIHQARRKYGPELMTLMTTRSHDQYNTTIYGLDDRYRGVFGQRRVVFANLLDIQMLGFAPGDWVDLVGVWDDGIERRADRFLLVEYDIPRGCISSYYPETNPLVPLNSFADKARTPTSKSIPVLLRRSMQMAA
- a CDS encoding LysR family transcriptional regulator, with the translated sequence MDRMETMQVFVRVAETGSFTKAADNLGLPRATVSAAVQQLEASLGARLLQRTTRRVHLTQDGSALLERCYQLLSDFEEISGLFKQAPAQASGKLKVDVPSRLARRMIAPALPGFFKLYPDIELELRCTDRAINLIQEGVDCVLRVGQPENSSMVARPLGQFELMNCASPAYLEKHGVPHSPADLAQHWAINYISPTTGRSALWEYSQDGVIVNLEMPSRVAVNNAETYIACCLAGMGLIQVPAYDVRDHIGSGELLEVMPQARAGAMPIYALYPHRRHLSGRVQVFIDWIATLLPPDLQARPSAPALPLPN